From Lasioglossum baleicum chromosome 16, iyLasBale1, whole genome shotgun sequence:
CGAAGACATTTTGTAGTTGCATGCTTAACGTTCCTGCATGTACTAATATTTTGTTCCTATCCAGTGTACCTTGATGCAATTTCACCCAATACATTCCTTTGAAACATCCTATGTTCGTTGTACCTTTGTGCTTTTAGGCGAGTTTTGTCTACGTCTACACACCAGAGTTACAGTCTATTAAATCACACTTATGTacgtatagtccagtcaatgaatgctcataagcggggtgtagagggaaatggaaggaacacaatttttaactttgggactttgtttggactagttaggaggtatacatactaaaagtccctacacctaggaggtgagcggagtgcagggaGACACGTAGAAGAGATcctctttttcggttttccgcgtatatctcggaaactatgtgtcctagcgataagaccattctatacaaaattaaagctgacaaaatgtgccacaaaattgattcgattcagtttttcgctatctcgcatagtttccgagatatccgcgctcaaagttcactaattgtgctgaagagttagctagtcaaataaggcaaaaatttctttctcacaattagtgaactttgagcgcggatatctaggaaactatgcgagatagcgaaaaattgaatgcaatcaatcctatggcacattttgtcagcttcaattttgtatagaatggtcttatcgctaggacgcatagattccgagatataagcggaaaaccgtaaaaggggaccttctacgtgcccctctgcacctcgctcacctcctaggggTGGAGACTTTTactatgtttacctcctaactagtccaaacaaagatccaaagttaaattgtgttccttccatttccctctacaacttttcgttgactggactagtaGAAATCAAGAGAAACTTTGATTATTTAAATATGAAATCATTTGTTAATGGACTTCGATGCTCTTCGAGATAAAACATAATTGATCTTAGTATGAAAAATTAAACAACTTGGCACGAATTTACTTTGACTATAGGACAGAGTGAAAAATCCGATACGGAAGACATgtgatacataatacatatcaTACATACGATTGTGTTTTAAAAAAGTGGATTTAATAACTCTGGCCTTGGTGTCGAGTCGAAGCATGtattcgaacgtgtttttgattGTCGTGTATTTTTGAAATGCTTGCTCATAACTGTCGGTAACATTTGtaaatttgtatattttttttctacttTTAGGACCGTTGATTAAGTACAACTACTAGCTGGTCTTACTACAAAGAGAGAAACCTGGATACAGTGATTgtagatgttaaaaattaattctgtATGTAACTCATATGTATGATGAGCttagtaaatttttaaattaataaaacagtttgaaatttgaaaaattccagTAGCTacagtattatacatatacttgaCCTCGCGAAGGTCTGCAATAATACCGTACAGAGGACATGTATTTACGTATGTGTAAATaagtatatacatattattactATATTGCACACGTATGCGTAAATACTAAATACACACAACATTAACGGCTAGGTACAGTGAGATATGTAATTATATAAAGCAAACATGACATACGTTGGATTCTATAATTTCTGTTTGGAGCtgaataaaaacaaattttattttattttactacaGTGTTTTTATTACACATGCAACGTGTGCGCATCGTTTTTTAGGTGGATCAATTGCAATATTCAGACTGTAAGTCGTAAGTTGTAAACACAAGATTTGTAACAGAATAGAATAACAGAAATCATCTCCCCTCTCCTAACCTGAACCATATCGGCAATAAAATGGACAAATAATTCCTAATGGAACTCCCATAGTATTTATATTTGTTCCTCTCGCCTCCGAAACTGGTCAAATTCACAGGTACATTGCACCAACTGCAAGCCATACACTATGATATGTTCCAAAGAAGTTTCAGCACCAGCCAAAAAGATCAAACCTAATCACCGAGTACCATGGGTATTTCAAATTTATATACTCgatataatatttacattttcgatttttgtggAAATTCTCCAGACAAATTTAAAGAGTTTATAAAAGTCGGGAAATGTTATTTTTACTAATTAGAAAATTGCTTGCAATTCACGTTCAGATCACCGATTTTGAAGATTATATTACATCCAATGACCAAGTAGAAGCTATCTGTCGAAAGACACGTCTTGAACATAATGCGCAACTAGATATACATTCTAATCCTAAAATAGCAAGGCTCACTAAAATTATGGTTACGTTGGGTTAGTTCTCCAAGATTTCATTATActacatatgtatgtgtatacatatgtataattctgatgtcagcgcccgctctagcggttatgtcgccccggacaaaaagacaattgccgccccttaagaatatataatatatattttttaaataaaggtacatattttttatcttcaataaaaatcaaatcattttatttaaattttaataaaagcatttactttaataaaagcaaattttgtattaattgggtatttaacacatcaatatttttctcacagttacagccaaaatggcgcccctaaattttcgcgcccTGGACAAATGTTCGGGTTGCCCCCCCCCCTAGAGCAGGCCCTGCTGATGtgtgttatatgtatacatatatctataATTCTGCTATTATATTTACCATCTGTAGTAATGTCGTATAAACTAATTATgttaggaaaaataatattgatgCAGAATTGATATAGTTACCAGTATTGTATATTATGTACTACTACCGTGTTTGCGTTTGCTAGTAGAACCAGTACAGTATTAGTCGGACCAGTTAAGAAATCACATTAATTAAACGATTTCATTGTACGAATCCATTCTAATCCTCtaatttaaattgaatataTCGAATAGATCACAAATAAGATTGCGATAATCCAATGGAATAGAAAAAACATGTAGTTAGAAATTTTTGACTTTGATCGATGCATCGCACAGTGGTCTGTATGCCCGATTCCAGAGCcccagctagttcaaaattcgttcaatattgaaactgcagtaactttgctaaaatttatccaaattggatgaaaaaacaaccattttaaagcttgagatttctactttcCGTGCTGTATACCGTTTTTACTGAAACGGATGTTTCGagtgcaaaatttgtccataaagaggagcgtatattagattgtaaagtttgtagctatttttcaatcaagtactgcggggattataaacaatattttaacgttattcgtctattttatgtacactatcgaaaagtgtaatcatttacaattaaaatatatttttttaaatagttattacaaagaacaatctccgttatttataatagtatggaaaaatgttattaacaaaatttgcacggtacagagggggacatgttgtggcacaaaaattttctgaaatcggGCATTCAGCCCACTGTGCATTGCTACGATCTTGTTTTGCACCATACCTATAAGTACTTACAATATGTCATCGCATTTCGCGTGATGGATAAACAGTACAATGAAATTGTATCCATCGTCTATCGTCTATCGTCTATCGTCAAGGTTGTCCGAACCGTAGACAGCACTGTTTGTGTTTTCTTACCGTTTGATCTAGGTGTCGCGAACTCTGATCCCACAGCTATCGTTGATATGATGATGGCGGGTGCAAACATAGTCCGTTTGAACATGTCTCGTCAAGTGGAGAAATGGCATGCAATCACTGTACAGTCTATCAGAAACGCTGGGAATAGAATGTATGAGTTCACCGGTGAGATTTACCCTGTAGGGGTTGCGATGAGCCTTCGGGGACCTGAAATAAGGACTGGCATATTCCGAGGCGACCAGAATAGCATAGTAtactatatatacatgtattctTTTTCGTTCACAGTTTTCGATTTTATATTACCTATTATGTTCTTATAGTTGCTACagtttctacagggtgtcccacgcaactggaacaggctgtatctcctaaacggtcgggaatacaggaaaacgttataagaaaaagttgaatgacaTCAGACACTGAATTATTTCGGTCTCGGGAAGTGTTCCGCAGTACCTACGTTATGTTCCATTACAAATcagagaacttttagcttcgataacttcctaacgaataagtttagggcataagtatactacttttatgtagagcacaacaataatctgcatcgattggtgctgtcaaaaatgtaggtttccattaaaaaaaaaaaagacagttgcatttttctgatgctccgatgcacaaaagtgcataaaattagttgcgtagtatgcaccgtcttatgccattcaactttttcttataacatcttcctctattcccgactgTTTAGGAGGTagagcctgttccagttgcgtgggacaccctgtatatgtgtattgtatatatattcggGAATTATATATTCCCCAAATATATTCGGGATTCCCGgacattttcgggaattcccgtACCGTCTCGCACacctgtaatatatatatatatatgtgtgtttatttatttatttattatagtttCCTACAATTTCTATTACTTATTGTCCAATTCGACTGATTCAATGATATTCGTATCTGCAGGGCTACGCCGAGTTGAAAGAGGATCACGCGGTAAAAATAGTAACAAATATTGTTGCAAAGCGTGCAGGATGTGCCGCTTGCTTTTGGGTTTCTTATCCCGAATTGCCAAGAGTATGTCGACCCGGTGATAAAATTCTCATCGATCGAGGCGTTGCTTTGTTGCAAGTCGTTTGCGTCCGTCAGTTACGATTCTCAATTACCTTTCCTCATAATTTCTTAAATACGAATATAGTATAcgataaattttcaataaactTCGAATTAAACGTTCGACTACATCGCGaaaagtaatttattttgaatgcAGGTGAAACGGACATAGTCTGTAGGATTCTAAAAGGAGGTACAGTGCGGGACGAAGCGCTCGTGCAATTATTAGACAGCGTAGTTGCGTTACCGCAATTGTCAGAGACGGACGAAGAACATATTCAATTAACTTCGTTTCTGGAATGTGATTTTTGCATAGTGAATCACGCACGGAACGAGAAAATGGTGGAAGCCGTTAAAACCGGCTTTAACGAAATTGGTGGGGCTATAAATGAATTGAATTTTACCACGAAAGCAATCGAGATTATGTATTTTTCGAAATAATGTTTAAACTCTTTCCCTGAATTTCGTTCCTAAAGGTACCCTTAAAATTTGCGTTATCGCGAAAATCTCCTCTCAGCAAGGTCTAGACAGCTTCGACGAGATTTTGCAAGTATCCGATGCTATCCTTCTCGACAGAGCGAGTATCGAAATCGAAGTTGGCCCCGAGAAATTATTCCTCGTTGAGAAAGTTGTTGTTGCAAAGTGTGTCAAGGTATTTAACAAGTTATTGTAACATTCGTTAGAATTCTGTCAAATTACATAtcagtagggatgggatcaagtacctcgcaaacaggttcgaaccttgattgatggaattcgaactctctataagtacttcgaaaaaataaatacatagtacatactcccaagtatactcgaacctttgcCAGATAGTTTCGAACCCTTTAGAAGTACtgtggtaaacgtaaataatacttgcaagtatactcgaatcttggtcgaacagtttcgaaactttcgaaatttttatgaatatcgttacgcatttccgtattcttgcacgcccCGTGGCAACGTAAGACTGTTCCGGCACGGCGTCTGTTTACgttttttttgtaaacacgctgtggagatgagagagaaaacgggatctcataattttacatgcttctaccgatgattgtagtttggaatgtactttgcgacaaaattgcgtgtgtgtgtgtgatattATATCGAACATTATCTAGGTGACGTCGAGAACAATCATTTGTATATGTGTTAACTGCATTCTTAGATCcacgattcaaaacattagctttttctaaagatgaatctatccctcgagcacgggatgccttgactgatatagccactaattatattaataactagcttttgcccgcggcttcgctcgcacagaaaaccgtttaatgccctcggaaattgatattgtttctccatataaaaccttttaaccccccattcacccctatagagttttaattttatgtcatgccgccatcttagatctcaaaaccccttttcacccccttaggggatcaattttttaaaatgccgaaacaggtgtttgattaattatatcgaagagcattaagacgaagtttcaagcaaatccgaccacgaacaaaatattcctcatacagacgttgcaaccccttttcacccccttgggggttgaatttcgaaatatcctttcttatcccttgtatagatcataaaggaaacctctgtgcaaaatttcagctttctaggtccaagggtttagcctgggcgttgatcagtgagtgagtgaatgagtcaggactgcatttttatatacatatagagaaGATGATAATTCATCTACAACGTGTGATAGTTCACAGACGCAGATGTCCGAAAATCGGCACAATAGCGAATCATCAATTTGGTCAtcctttgacaatgaaatagcaattgcaaattATACGATATCTATGTCatcgtctgctgtgttagaagtggaaaattatctaaaatcacaatatttagaacgcaaagaagacccgttattatttcggcgtgaaaattcaatcgagtaccccattttatcaaaaattgcacgtgactatcttcgtataatggccacttctgtaccttcagaaagagttctttcaaaagcaggaaatatcatggataaaaaaagaaataggataaaaccaagtattgtaaatgaaatattattcttaaatagttacgaatttaataaagaaagtacttaaaacctactatgcagttttgatttccaagattcgagtactacttgtcaaagtttcgattactttcaacatcgaagtaattataagtatctttccgaaatttgtaagtactcattccgaggttcgataactacGTGTATACagtgaatacttttcaagtataatcattgaaacgtttattgcttttaagtagtaatcgaaacccatgaaatgaaacttggttattgaacttgactTGGATTCGGGAGTATatgttgaacttgatcccatccctagatATCAGCTTATATTATTGTAATTGTGCTTGCTAACAGCGATCGTTTTATTCGTTAATCTAATTCAGGCAGGGAAACCCGTTATACTGAGTTTTCACATGTCCAAGGGAAAAGCACCGGGACTCGACGTAAACCTAATTGCAAATGCTGTTTTAAACGGGGTCGATGGTATTTTTCTTAAAACCGGCGAAATGGACGGAAAGGAAACTAGCGAGTTAATAAAGAATGTAGACCTGGTCTGCAGACAGGCAGAAAGCGCACGGTGTCGGAGAGAAATGTTTGATGAATTGATTTGCAAGGTACATACGCGCATTACGCGTACACGTAATATGTATAGTACATACGCATTTTTACGCATACAGTggacgaaatttctataagaacATCATAATTTACTGCTAAAAGTTCATTTATTCGGTAATTTTATGTTAGTATAGTGTGAAAACCTTATGAAAGCCAATGTATTATTACCGTAAAGTAGCGCatgtaaacaaattcgaaagttcTCAgtgttctaaataaaaataattgaatgCTGTACGAAAGTACGTAAGTACGAAAGTATAAGAACGACAAGTTTTTCTCACTTCCGTATCATCATTACTACAAGAAACATCGTCCATACCTCAGACAgagtaaatattgaaatttaagtacaaaattgtttaacatacatacatataataattcttCATTTATTAGAATAACACGCGGAAAAGTTTTAAATCTcgaagaaagaataaaaatagaTGCATACCACGATGCAGGTTGCTCTATTCGAGAGATAGCCAACAAAATTAATAGATCTACTTGCATAcatcattttctaaaattgCGTGAAAAATATGGCAAAAATCATTATACAGGTGGAAATACAAAACTCACAAGGCGTGATCGTTCTCGTATCTTTAAAGAAATATCAACTAATAATAGCACTGCCATTGAAGTAGCAAGAGTTTTGGATCTGCCAGTAACTACACGACGTGTACAGCAAATATTATAACACGATACACGGTTAAAATGGAGTAAAATAGTAATGAAGCCACCTCTTACCCAGGATCACAAAACTGCAAGATTAAAATTCGCAAGAGATCACATGACCTGGCGTCAAGAGtggaaaaatgttatattttccgatggaaaaaaaatttaatctaGACGGTCCCGACGGTTTTAGATACTATTGGCATGATTTACGTAAGGATAAAGCCGTAACGATGAGTAGGAATTTCGTCGGTGGAAGTTTAATGGTGTGGGCTGCGTTCAGCTATAATTCAAAAACACCAATATGCAAAATTTGTACGAGAATGAACGCAGAAGAATACATTGCCCTATTAGAAGACACTTTAATTTGCTTCATCGAAGAAAATCATGACGACAACGTTATTTTTCAACAAGATAACGCAGCGATACACAATGCTAAGAAGACTCGGGAGTGGTTTAGACAAAAGAATTTGCAACTAATGAACTGGCCGTCACGTTCCCCCGATCTAAACCCAATAGACAATTTATAGGGAATCCTATCACgagcaatatatgtataaaaatgggAAGCAGTATAACAACATTAAAGAGTTAGAAAACGCAGTAAGATACGAGTGGAATCAAATCCA
This genomic window contains:
- the LOC143216926 gene encoding pyruvate kinase → MICSKEVSAPAKKIKPNHRVPWITDFEDYITSNDQVEAICRKTRLEHNAQLDIHSNPKIARLTKIMVTLVEPHGTEGDMLWHKNFLKSGIQPTVHCYDLVLHHTYKYLQYVIAFRVMDKQYNEIVSIVYRLSSIVKVVRTVDSTVCVFLPFDLGVANSDPTAIVDMMMAGANIVRLNMSRQVEKWHAITVQSIRNAGNRMYEFTGEIYPVGVAMSLRGPEIRTGIFRGDQNSIGYAELKEDHAVKIVTNIVAKRAGCAACFWVSYPELPRVCRPGDKILIDRGVALLQVVCVRETDIVCRILKGGTVRDEALVQLLDSVVALPQLSETDEEHIQLTSFLECDFCIVNHARNEKMVEAVKTGFNEIGTLKICVIAKISSQQGLDSFDEILQVSDAILLDRASIEIEVGPEKLFLVEKVVVAKCVKAGKPVILSFHMSKGKAPGLDVNLIANAVLNGVDGIFLKTGEMDGKETSELIKNVDLVCRQAESARCRREMFDELICKIRTNLDPIQAVIIGAIETSINLNAAAIIVATTSGRSAVLLSTYRPRCPILAVTRYGAVARWLQLHYGIRPFHYRSKHSTDWNDDMDSRIQTGVDSLRTSGCIKVGDAVVIVSGCREGSGFTNSIRVAYVSPGHVENQVTNNFEPCW